DNA sequence from the Alkaliphilus metalliredigens QYMF genome:
GCCAAAGAAGTTTCATTTTGTTCACTCCTAAAGTTTTTTTATTTATACATTCTATGCAGTCCTTTTCAAATGTTTCCATAGGTTCCTATTGGTAGGGATCAGATGACATTATGAAAATAAAACAATAAACTTGTTTATTTTAAAAAAAGTTTCACATCATTGCTCATTTCTCATAAATTATACTGACTACGTATCCTCATTTAATAAAGAGCAAAATCAAAGGGGGTTAATTTACATGAGCCAAGTCATACCTACAGTTCCCACTATTGCAATTACAGGTAGCGCTGGTAAAACCACTACTAAAGAGATGCTTGCCTCAATATTACAAACGAAGTGGAAGATCTTTAAATCAAAAGAAAATAAAAATTTTCAGAAAAACACTCAAAAGCATGCTCGTATGATCAAGCCATGGCATCAAGGAGTCGTCTTAGAGTTTGGAATGGGCGAAGCAAATACAGGTAAAATGCATTGCAGCCATATCCAACCCAATATTGCTGTGATTACAAATGTAGGCTCTGCTCATTACGGTGTATTTGGAAACAGTATCAAACTAACTGCTAAAGCAAAGTCAGAGCTTATCAAGTATATGAAGCCCGAGGGAATTTTATATATTAATAACGATGATAATAATTCAAAACTATTACAGATAAAAGGTTTTAAAGGTGAGATCTTTACAGTTAGCATTAAAAATAAATCAGACTATCAAGCTGTTAATATAAAATATGTAGACCAAGGCATGACATTTCAGGTTAAATTAGATGATCAGCTGGAGGATTTCTTTATTCCTACTTTTGGCTACCATAATGTAATTAATGCATTATTTGCTATCGGCGTTTCTCATCATCAAAAATTTTCCCCTTCAGAGATAAAGGTAGGTTTAAAGAATTACGAGGTACCAGTCCGTAGATTAAACCATTACGAGCTTCCTAATGGGTTAGTTATCCTTGATGATAGTTATAGTGCTAATCCAGAAGCAACTAAAGCTGCTATAGATGTACTGGTTGAGTTAGGGAAAATCAAAAAAAAGTTAGTTATATTAGGGAGCATGTTGGAGTTAGGAGAATATTCAATTGAGGGTCATAAAGAAGTTGGCAAATACCTAGCTCAGAACAAGGTAGATAAAATAGTGATCATTGGCAAAGAAGCCCGATGGATTGGAAAAGGTGCAGTCGAAGCTGGATACCCCCCTTCCAGAATTTTACTATTTACTAAAAGTCGCAATAAAATGCATTTATATCTGCAAAAGCTGATTAAACCGAATATGGCTATTCTTGTTAAAGGATCTAAGCTTATGCAAATGAATAAAACACTGAATTATTTATTAAAAAATTTCTCAAAGTAGTCGTTATGTATATATATCATTTTAAAAAGATATTGAGGAGGGATTCAATGGGAAAGACTATCCTTGCACAGAATGCAAGGGCTGCCATTTTATTTAAAGCTAGCCCTAATAATAAGGTGTTGTTTCAAAAGCATGCTACTAAAAGACTCCCTATAGCCAGTATCACAAAATTAATGACGATGCTGGTCCTATTAGATGGTATCGATGCGGGGAAAATAAAATGGACCGATAAGGTGGAAATGAGTCCTGCTGCAGCTTCACTATATGGCTCTAAAATTCATTTAAAGCCTGGGGAGAAATTACCTGTAGGAGATATGTTTAAGTCGATGATTATTGCCTCAGCAAATGATGCCGCTATTGCTTTAGCAGAGCATCTTTCTGGAACCATGGATAATTTTATAGATAAAATGAATCAAAAAGCGAAGACCTTAGGTCTTAAAAATTCACATTTTGTAAATTCTCATGGTTTGTTTGAAGATAACCACTATTCTTCAGCTATTGATATCGTTAAAATGGTAAGTATGGCATTAAGAAGAGAAGAGATATTAAAATACTCAAGATTAAAATATGATTACATTAGAAAAGAAGACAACCAGTTGCAAAAGCTAGTAAATACCAATAAATTAATTGGAACCATACCTGAAGTAGATGGTTTGAAAACTGGGTATACTCCTTTAGCTGGTTGTTGCTTGGCTGCAACTGCTCTCAAAGACAATGTTAGATTAATAGCAGTTGTTTTAGGAGAACCTAGAAAAGCTGTCAGAGATAAAGAAGTTATAGAAATGCTTAATTATGGGTTCAAAGCCTCTCTCTTAACATAAATTACGGGAAAATTGAAAAAGTAAAGAGTGGTATTTCCTAGTGAAAGGGAAATAGCTCCGACTCCTATTGCGCTCCTCCCTGGTAAACATTGTGATAAATTACCAGGGAGGAGCTTTATGATTAGTATAGTTTCTTTAAAATGGGACTGATTTCAATTTTAAAGCTGTTACACGTTTCTTTTAATTCTATACTTTCCATATTCCAATAAATTTAAGGATGATTCATTGATTGTCTTCTTATCATAGGCTTTGAAAAAAGATACTTTTCTAGACTGCGAGTTACACTCTATAAACCACAGATGACCTTTTTTGTCTAAACCAATATCTATCCCGATTTCTCCAATGGGTCCATAATCTTTTTCTATAGATTGATAGGTAATATTTAAAAATTGATTTAATTTATTTTTTAATTCTTTAACTTCAATATCTGAATAGTTCATAATATGTTTGAAAAAATAATCAAAGCTATAACTCTGGGCATGTGTTGTTATTGGTGCATTATTTTGACTCATTCGGACTGGAATCCCTGCTACTGTTATTTGTCCCTTACCATTTTTCTGTACTTCTGCCCTTA
Encoded proteins:
- a CDS encoding UDP-N-acetylmuramoyl-tripeptide--D-alanyl-D-alanine ligase, with the translated sequence MFILKKVSHHCSFLINYTDYVSSFNKEQNQRGLIYMSQVIPTVPTIAITGSAGKTTTKEMLASILQTKWKIFKSKENKNFQKNTQKHARMIKPWHQGVVLEFGMGEANTGKMHCSHIQPNIAVITNVGSAHYGVFGNSIKLTAKAKSELIKYMKPEGILYINNDDNNSKLLQIKGFKGEIFTVSIKNKSDYQAVNIKYVDQGMTFQVKLDDQLEDFFIPTFGYHNVINALFAIGVSHHQKFSPSEIKVGLKNYEVPVRRLNHYELPNGLVILDDSYSANPEATKAAIDVLVELGKIKKKLVILGSMLELGEYSIEGHKEVGKYLAQNKVDKIVIIGKEARWIGKGAVEAGYPPSRILLFTKSRNKMHLYLQKLIKPNMAILVKGSKLMQMNKTLNYLLKNFSK
- a CDS encoding D-alanyl-D-alanine carboxypeptidase family protein, with amino-acid sequence MGKTILAQNARAAILFKASPNNKVLFQKHATKRLPIASITKLMTMLVLLDGIDAGKIKWTDKVEMSPAAASLYGSKIHLKPGEKLPVGDMFKSMIIASANDAAIALAEHLSGTMDNFIDKMNQKAKTLGLKNSHFVNSHGLFEDNHYSSAIDIVKMVSMALRREEILKYSRLKYDYIRKEDNQLQKLVNTNKLIGTIPEVDGLKTGYTPLAGCCLAATALKDNVRLIAVVLGEPRKAVRDKEVIEMLNYGFKASLLT